One Aegilops tauschii subsp. strangulata cultivar AL8/78 chromosome 7, Aet v6.0, whole genome shotgun sequence genomic window carries:
- the LOC109783246 gene encoding uncharacterized protein translates to MDPAANQVARGNKWTRAPQLGDLVLAKVKGYPFWPAKVSRPEDWNQEPAPRKFFVLFFGTREIAFVALHDLLPFTEEVKSDLVNQAREKRFPKRHAKGLEEALVEVQKAYDELPKSSETSNGLFPNRTPDPIEKPTEPLVKPPTDGWTPKLEQIDDFDGRYLSLKREERDVPKSSETANGLLHDQTPDPVEKPTEPLVKPPTDGGTTKLEQIDDFDGRYPSLKRKERDVPKSSETANGLLRDRTPDPIEKPTEPLVKQPAELEQTDDFHERYLSLKREERDVPKSSETANGLLHDRTPDPIEKTTEPLVKQPAELEQTDDFHGRYLSLKREERDVPKSSETANGLLHDRTPDLIEKPTEPLVKQPADGGTPKLEQTDDSHARYPSLKSEKRVRYAGIEERNLEDPYGIPRCIAALEGLPDLQMEDVLKAADLFTDNKGNREVFLSFQVMHFGLVG, encoded by the exons ATGGATCCCGCCGCAAATCAGGTCGCCCGAGGCAACAAATGGACCAGAGCTCCGCAGCTCGGGGACCTCGTCCTCGCCAAGGTCAAGGGTTACCCTTTCTGGCCAGCCAAG GTGAGCAGGCCGGAGGATTGGAATCAGGAGCCTGCTCCACGCAAGTTCTTTGTTCTTTTCTTCGGCACCAGAGAGAT TGCTTTTGTAGCTTTGCATGATCTCTTGCCGTTTACAGAAGAGGTGAAGAGTGACCTGGTAAATCAAGCTCGAGAGAAACGATTCCCGAAAAGACATGCAAAAGGTCTTGAAGAAGCCTTGGTGGAGGTACAGAAGGCCTATGATGAACTCCCAAAATCATCTGAAACTTCCAATGGTTTGTTTCCTAATCGAACTCCTGATCCAATTGAAAAACCTACAGAGCCCCTTGTAAAGCCACCTACTGATGGTTGGACTCCAAAACTGGAACAAATTGATGATTTTGATGGGAGGTACCTGAGCCTCAAAAGAGAGGAGAGAGATGTCCCAAAATCATCTGAAACTGCCAATGGTTTGTTGCATGATCAAACTCCTGATCCGGTTGAAAAACCTACAGAGCCCCTTGTAAAGCCACCTACTGATGGTGGGACTACAAAACTGGAACAAATTGATGATTTCGATGGGAGGTACCCGAGCCtcaaaagaaaagagagagatGTCCCAAAATCATCTGAAACTGCCAATGGTTTGTTGCGTGATCGAACTCCCGATCCGATTGAAAAACCTACAGAGCCCCTTGTAAAGCAACCTGCTGAACTGGAACAAACTGATGATTTCCATGAGAGGTACCTGAGCCTCAAAAGAGAAGAGAGAGATGTCCCAAAATCATCTGAAACTGCCAATGGTTTGTTGCATGATCGAACTCCCGATCCGATTGAAAAAACTACAGAGCCCCTTGTAAAGCAACCTGCTGAACTGGAACAAACTGATGATTTCCATGGGAGGTACCTGAGCCTCAAAAGAGAAGAGAGAGACGTCCCAAAGTCATCTGAAACTGCCAATGGTTTGTTGCATGATCGAACTCCTGATCTGATTGAAAAACCTACAGAGCCCCTTGTAAAGCAACCTGCTGATGGTGGGACTCCAAAACTGGAACAAACTGATGATTCCCATGCGAGGTACCCGAGCCTTAAAAGCGAAAAGAGAGTTCGGTATGCTGGCATTGAGGAGAGGAACTTGGAGGATCCCTATGGCATACCAAGATGCATTGCTGCGCTTGAAGGATTGCCGGATTTACAAATGGAAGATGTGCTAAAAGCAGCTGACCTCTTCACCGACAACAAGGGCAATCGAGAAGTCTTCCTCTCTTTTCAAGTAATGCATTTCGGCTTGGTTGGGTAA